Proteins found in one Gemmatimonadaceae bacterium genomic segment:
- a CDS encoding CDP-alcohol phosphatidyltransferase family protein — protein sequence MNLPNWITVGRMALTPLVAWLPFIHSATLRGLAFVLFLVLAISDHYDGKLARERNEITNLGRLLDPLADKIFLLAVFIPMYLLQAPRGEWLVRLLPRAAEGSSYAFITWGGLSVPFPWWVLVIILGREVAMTWFRQAANAKGVVIAAIGPGKAKAIFQFIWVGAAYFWFAFRTYVEEHGFVHFALDQVAFFAGTVGTLSMAVAILLTVWSFAVYLRRYGKVLR from the coding sequence GTGAATCTCCCGAACTGGATCACCGTCGGGCGCATGGCGCTCACGCCGCTCGTTGCCTGGCTGCCGTTCATTCACTCGGCGACCCTGCGCGGGCTCGCGTTCGTGCTCTTCCTGGTCCTGGCAATCTCGGACCACTATGACGGCAAGCTGGCGCGGGAGCGCAACGAGATCACCAATCTTGGCCGTCTGCTCGACCCGCTCGCCGACAAGATCTTCCTGCTGGCCGTGTTCATTCCGATGTACCTGCTGCAGGCGCCGCGCGGTGAGTGGCTGGTGCGCCTGCTGCCGCGTGCGGCGGAAGGTTCGAGCTACGCCTTCATCACCTGGGGCGGGCTGTCGGTGCCGTTCCCGTGGTGGGTGCTCGTGATCATCCTCGGCCGCGAGGTCGCGATGACCTGGTTTCGTCAGGCGGCCAATGCGAAGGGCGTGGTGATCGCCGCCATCGGGCCCGGGAAGGCGAAGGCCATCTTCCAGTTCATCTGGGTGGGCGCCGCCTATTTCTGGTTCGCGTTCCGCACGTACGTCGAGGAGCACGGCTTCGTCCATTTTGCGCTCGATCAGGTGGCGTTCTTCGCCGGTACGGTGGGAACGCTTTCGATGGCCGTCGCCATTCTGCTCACGGTGTGGAGTTTCGCGGTGTATTTGCGGCGCTATGGGAAGGTGCTGCGATAG
- a CDS encoding YbaB/EbfC family nucleoid-associated protein — protein MDLKNLVAQAQQMQQRAQQVDEALLKLTVAGSAGGGMVVVEADGKGNVKKVRIDPTVVNPADVEMLEDLITVATTDAQKKAAEAAQREMRALMGGLNLPFNLPF, from the coding sequence ATGGACCTCAAGAATCTCGTCGCCCAAGCGCAGCAGATGCAGCAGCGCGCCCAGCAGGTGGATGAGGCGCTGCTCAAGCTCACGGTCGCCGGCTCGGCCGGCGGCGGCATGGTGGTGGTCGAGGCGGACGGCAAGGGGAACGTGAAGAAGGTGCGCATCGATCCCACCGTGGTGAATCCCGCCGACGTCGAAATGCTCGAGGATCTCATCACGGTCGCGACGACCGACGCGCAGAAGAAGGCCGCCGAGGCGGCGCAGCGCGAGATGCGCGCGTTGATGGGCGGCCTCAATCTGCCATTCAACCTTCCGTTCTGA
- a CDS encoding J domain-containing protein, protein MAHSKDFYAVLGVAEKATADEIKKAYRRLAKQHHPDTNKGDPRSAERFKEISEAYNVLGDVKKRAQYDEMRRLGAFGDFVRRPGGGATGGFRSSGPRPGARSGAGTPPKFEEFDVGGFGGLGDLFSSMFGGGAQRPKASEPERGQSIETTLEVPFRVAVMGGKIPVELEVNEECSTCGGSGAAKGARISACPECGGRGSISFGQGGFAVNRPCPMCLGKGSVASEKCSACAGQGEKRERKKVLITVPPGTDTDAKIRLKGQGGRGVRGGPPGDLVITFKVEPDKFYSRDGLDLIAHVPVNVAQATLGSKVSVKTLDDKKVTIAIPAGTPSSKRFRVRGQGIEKDGKKGDLLVEVRVDAPADLSDEARAAMAAFAREAGLKY, encoded by the coding sequence ATGGCCCACAGCAAGGACTTCTACGCCGTCCTCGGGGTCGCCGAAAAGGCGACCGCCGACGAGATCAAGAAGGCGTATCGCCGCCTGGCGAAGCAGCATCACCCCGACACGAACAAGGGGGATCCCAGGTCGGCCGAGCGCTTCAAGGAGATCTCGGAGGCGTACAACGTCCTGGGCGACGTGAAGAAGCGTGCGCAGTACGACGAGATGCGGCGCCTCGGCGCATTCGGCGACTTCGTGCGGCGCCCGGGCGGCGGCGCCACGGGTGGCTTCCGCAGCTCGGGCCCGCGCCCCGGCGCTCGCTCCGGCGCGGGGACGCCACCCAAGTTCGAGGAGTTCGACGTCGGTGGGTTCGGCGGACTCGGCGACCTGTTCAGCTCGATGTTCGGCGGCGGTGCGCAGCGTCCGAAGGCGAGCGAACCCGAGCGGGGCCAGAGCATCGAGACGACGCTGGAAGTGCCGTTCCGCGTCGCGGTGATGGGCGGCAAGATCCCCGTGGAACTCGAGGTGAACGAGGAGTGCAGCACGTGCGGCGGCAGCGGCGCGGCCAAGGGCGCCCGCATCAGCGCCTGCCCCGAATGCGGCGGCCGCGGCTCCATCTCGTTCGGCCAGGGCGGCTTCGCCGTGAACCGCCCCTGCCCGATGTGCCTGGGCAAGGGATCGGTGGCCAGCGAGAAGTGCTCTGCGTGCGCCGGTCAGGGGGAGAAGCGCGAACGCAAGAAGGTCTTGATCACGGTGCCGCCGGGCACCGACACCGACGCCAAGATCCGGCTGAAGGGACAGGGCGGGCGCGGCGTACGCGGCGGTCCGCCCGGCGACCTGGTGATCACCTTCAAGGTGGAACCCGACAAGTTCTACTCGCGGGATGGGCTCGACCTCATCGCGCATGTGCCGGTGAACGTCGCGCAGGCCACGCTCGGCTCGAAGGTGAGCGTCAAGACGCTCGACGACAAGAAGGTGACCATCGCGATTCCCGCCGGGACGCCGTCGAGCAAGCGCTTCCGCGTGCGCGGCCAGGGAATCGAGAAGGATGGGAAGAAGGGCGACCTGCTGGTCGAAGTGCGCGTGGATGCGCCGGCCGATCTGAGCGATGAGGCGCGCGCCGCGATGGCGGCGTTTGCCCGCGAGGCGGGGCTGAAGTACTAG
- the recR gene encoding recombination mediator RecR, with amino-acid sequence MSAIDDLVAELSRLPTIGRKSALRLTYHLLKQPAEQSRRLADALVTLAEKVHPCPRCFNLTEAELCAICADPRRDAALICVVEEASDIGAIERSGEFRGTYHVLGGRLAPIDGVGPDDLAIAPLVARVSAGGVREVILATNAKLEGEATALYLQQQLAPTGVALSRIARGLPVGGDLEYADGVTIAQAITARRAL; translated from the coding sequence GTGTCGGCCATCGACGACCTCGTCGCCGAGCTGTCGCGGCTCCCCACGATCGGGCGCAAGTCGGCGCTGCGGCTGACGTATCACCTGCTCAAGCAGCCGGCCGAGCAGTCGCGCCGGCTGGCCGACGCGCTCGTGACGCTGGCGGAGAAAGTCCATCCGTGTCCCCGCTGCTTCAACCTGACGGAGGCCGAACTCTGCGCCATCTGCGCGGATCCCCGCCGGGATGCGGCGCTGATCTGCGTGGTCGAGGAGGCGTCAGACATCGGCGCGATTGAACGGTCGGGGGAGTTCCGCGGCACGTATCACGTGCTGGGCGGCCGGCTGGCGCCCATCGACGGCGTCGGCCCGGACGACCTCGCTATCGCGCCGCTCGTCGCCCGGGTAAGCGCGGGCGGCGTGCGCGAGGTGATCCTGGCGACCAACGCCAAGCTGGAAGGTGAGGCGACGGCCCTGTACCTGCAGCAGCAACTGGCGCCGACCGGCGTGGCGCTGAGCCGGATTGCGCGCGGCCTGCCCGTGGGCGGGGACCTGGAATACGCGGACGGAGTGACGATCGCGCAGGCGATTACGGCGCGACGGGCGCTTTAG
- a CDS encoding prephenate dehydrogenase/arogenate dehydrogenase family protein, whose protein sequence is MTARRAEVTGPVAILGLGLIGGSLARDLSERGADVWGFDVDTNATRHAQRAGVISRVIDRGLRALREADTVILAVPVDAVPRLLEQAGDAVHHAALITDVGSTKRRIMQSAAALGLSANFVGSHPMTGDHRAGWLASRRGLFAGARVDLCRTPKTSTSAWRRARALWRAVGAKPAERDAALHDAEMAFSSHLPQLLSLALAGTLSSRAIARRRLGGGGREMTRMAASSADMWGPIFDDNAVPVLDALDTCLAQLGALRGAVERHDRQALTEAFAAGAEWINSTT, encoded by the coding sequence GTGACCGCGCGTCGGGCAGAGGTGACGGGTCCCGTCGCGATCCTCGGCCTTGGCCTGATCGGCGGTTCCCTGGCTCGCGACCTCTCGGAGCGGGGCGCCGACGTGTGGGGCTTCGATGTCGATACGAACGCCACGCGGCACGCGCAGCGCGCCGGGGTGATCTCGCGCGTGATCGACCGCGGCCTCCGCGCCCTGCGCGAGGCCGACACCGTGATTCTGGCCGTGCCGGTGGATGCCGTGCCCCGGCTGCTCGAGCAGGCCGGAGACGCGGTGCATCACGCCGCGCTCATCACCGACGTCGGAAGCACCAAGCGACGCATCATGCAGAGTGCGGCGGCGCTCGGATTGTCAGCCAACTTCGTGGGGAGCCACCCGATGACCGGCGATCACCGCGCCGGCTGGCTCGCCTCGCGGAGGGGTCTTTTCGCAGGGGCACGCGTAGACCTCTGCCGCACCCCGAAGACCAGCACCAGCGCCTGGCGGCGCGCCCGCGCGCTCTGGCGCGCCGTGGGCGCCAAGCCGGCCGAGCGTGACGCCGCGCTGCACGATGCGGAGATGGCCTTCAGCAGTCACCTCCCCCAGCTCCTCTCCCTCGCCCTGGCGGGGACGCTCTCGTCCCGGGCCATCGCCCGCCGACGGCTCGGCGGTGGCGGCCGCGAGATGACGCGGATGGCGGCATCGTCGGCCGACATGTGGGGGCCAATCTTCGACGACAATGCCGTCCCCGTACTCGACGCGCTCGACACCTGCCTGGCGCAGCTCGGTGCGCTGCGCGGTGCGGTGGAGCGGCACGACCGCCAGGCGCTGACGGAGGCGTTCGCGGCGGGGGCGGAGTGGATCAACAGCACGACCTAG
- a CDS encoding roadblock/LC7 domain-containing protein, giving the protein MPVGAASWSFTEDDFGAITHTLQKFLFDSNARCALLVDRTGQLVATVGEQPNFDPTAFATLTAADFSANDQLARLIGESDFNSLFHQGEKESMYLADVARRVILVTLFDNRTTLGLVRLKMKETVGELTRLFEAVFSRGSSGQPQQPHLLAGADDEIDQLFS; this is encoded by the coding sequence ATGCCCGTTGGTGCCGCCAGTTGGTCCTTTACGGAAGACGACTTCGGGGCGATCACGCATACGCTCCAGAAGTTCCTCTTTGACAGCAACGCCCGGTGCGCGCTCCTCGTGGACCGCACGGGGCAGCTGGTCGCGACCGTGGGGGAACAGCCCAACTTCGACCCGACGGCGTTTGCCACGCTGACCGCGGCGGATTTCAGCGCCAACGACCAGCTGGCGCGGCTGATTGGCGAATCGGACTTCAACTCGCTGTTCCATCAGGGCGAGAAGGAGTCCATGTACCTGGCGGACGTGGCCCGCCGCGTCATTCTGGTCACGCTTTTCGACAACCGCACGACGCTCGGCCTCGTGCGGCTCAAGATGAAGGAAACCGTGGGTGAACTTACGCGTTTATTCGAGGCGGTCTTCTCGCGTGGCAGCAGTGGCCAGCCGCAGCAACCCCACCTTCTCGCCGGCGCAGACGACGAGATCGACCAGCTGTTCAGCTAG
- the dnaX gene encoding DNA polymerase III subunit gamma/tau, with protein sequence MSLALARKYRPKSFAAVAVQTHVAGTLKGAIARGRVAHGYLLCGPRGTGKTTLARVLAMALNCEQKREDGEPCGACPSCTRIWSGNASLDVVEIDAASNRGVDDARDLRERAQYAPTGDDRYKVYIVDEAHMLTREAWNALLKVLEEPPPRVVFVFATTEPQKIAQAAAPVLSRLQRFDLKRIGPADVRERLAAILAEEQVQAEPEALAMLARAADGSMRDALSLTDQVLAWGDGTLTPQRVRDALGLVPEDETLALFDLVLDRRAGDVFATVGRLADHGVDFNVLLADFSDLLRAQLALSLGGTPPEISDRLRHELGARAERVRAADLVRMLTMLVELEPHFRRSSQQQLLFETLLVRFALLDRTVDLESVLKGMMPTPPGAPSGGGTSSPARREPVRGDAAREGPPRQAAPVVREGAPPRLRDAVPAAPSAALEAPAAKSALETPPAKSAAHSVASAPPAADVATPAATLPAEINRLAEFWDEIVDVVRRGGRGTLASMLDHATPQAVSGSGVITLAVDTEAHGDAITQGAEYVLAALRTRFTGVERLTVKAQQAAPMERLTEESILARRVAQLRKRDAVLDAAIEALDLRLLP encoded by the coding sequence ATGTCCCTCGCCCTCGCCCGAAAGTACCGCCCCAAGTCGTTCGCGGCGGTGGCCGTGCAGACGCACGTCGCGGGGACGCTCAAGGGCGCGATCGCCCGTGGCCGGGTGGCCCACGGCTACCTGCTGTGCGGGCCGCGAGGCACCGGCAAGACGACGCTTGCCCGCGTGCTCGCGATGGCGCTCAACTGCGAGCAGAAGCGCGAGGACGGCGAGCCCTGCGGGGCGTGCCCCAGCTGCACGCGCATCTGGAGCGGCAACGCGTCGCTCGACGTGGTGGAGATCGATGCCGCGTCGAACCGCGGCGTGGACGATGCCCGCGACCTTCGCGAACGGGCGCAGTATGCGCCCACCGGGGACGACCGGTACAAGGTCTACATCGTGGACGAGGCGCACATGCTCACGCGCGAGGCGTGGAATGCGCTCCTGAAGGTGCTGGAGGAGCCGCCGCCGCGCGTCGTGTTTGTCTTCGCCACCACGGAACCGCAGAAGATCGCGCAGGCCGCCGCACCGGTCCTGAGCCGGCTGCAGCGCTTCGACCTCAAGCGCATCGGCCCCGCCGACGTGCGCGAGCGCCTCGCGGCGATTCTGGCCGAGGAGCAGGTGCAGGCGGAGCCCGAGGCGCTGGCGATGCTGGCCCGCGCCGCCGACGGCTCCATGCGCGACGCCCTCTCCCTGACGGACCAGGTGCTCGCCTGGGGCGACGGCACGCTCACGCCGCAGCGCGTGCGCGATGCGCTGGGGCTGGTCCCCGAGGACGAGACGCTGGCGCTCTTCGACCTCGTGCTCGACCGCCGCGCGGGCGACGTGTTTGCGACCGTCGGGCGGCTGGCCGACCACGGCGTCGACTTCAACGTCCTGCTCGCCGACTTCAGCGACCTGCTGCGCGCGCAGCTCGCGCTCTCCCTGGGCGGCACGCCGCCGGAGATCAGCGACCGGCTGCGCCACGAGCTGGGGGCGCGCGCGGAGCGCGTGCGCGCGGCGGACCTGGTGCGGATGCTCACCATGCTGGTGGAGCTCGAGCCGCACTTCCGGCGCTCGTCGCAGCAGCAGCTGCTGTTCGAGACACTGCTCGTGCGTTTCGCCTTGCTCGACCGGACGGTGGATCTCGAGTCGGTGCTCAAGGGCATGATGCCCACGCCGCCGGGCGCCCCATCCGGGGGCGGGACGTCATCGCCCGCGCGCCGCGAACCGGTTCGCGGCGACGCCGCGCGCGAGGGTCCCCCGCGACAGGCGGCTCCCGTCGTGCGCGAAGGCGCACCGCCGCGGCTGCGCGACGCGGTGCCGGCCGCACCGTCGGCCGCGCTCGAGGCGCCAGCGGCGAAGTCAGCCCTCGAGACACCGCCGGCAAAGTCGGCCGCGCATTCCGTGGCGTCCGCGCCGCCGGCCGCCGACGTGGCGACGCCGGCCGCGACCCTACCGGCCGAGATCAACCGGCTGGCGGAGTTCTGGGACGAAATCGTGGACGTGGTGCGCCGCGGCGGACGCGGCACCCTGGCGTCGATGCTCGATCACGCGACGCCGCAGGCCGTGTCGGGGTCGGGCGTCATCACGCTCGCGGTGGATACCGAGGCGCACGGCGACGCCATCACGCAGGGGGCGGAATACGTGCTGGCGGCACTGCGCACCCGATTCACCGGCGTGGAGCGCCTGACGGTGAAGGCGCAGCAGGCGGCACCCATGGAGCGCCTCACCGAGGAGAGCATCCTGGCGCGGCGCGTCGCCCAGCTGCGCAAGCGCGATGCGGTGCTCGACGCCGCCATCGAGGCGCTGGATCTTCGTCTCCTTCCGTAG
- a CDS encoding competence/damage-inducible protein A: MLIEVVTIGDELLLGYTIDTNGAWLARELAQHGILVARRTSVGDGADEIASGVGGALERTGAVITTGGLGPTSDDLTKPSIAQLFGREMYEDADVVASLRQRWASLGRKGEIPQSNLQQALIPHGAVILANGHGTAPGIWLEDTRGRWVAMLPGVPREMRGMFTDQLLPRLVQRLTGPPTVVRSHTIRTTGIAESALSDRIRGIAGLELEGLGLAYLPGWEGVDLRLTARRMAAADADAKLARVAAVLREAAGEHVYGEGNEDLAAAVLAELRLAGKRIAVAESCTGGLLGARLTAIPGSSDVMLGGIIAYHNDVKVRALGVRPETLQAHGAVSEETAREMAAGARRALGAEVGVSITGIAGPDGGTPEKPVGTVCIAADVHGTVKSFRAIMIGDRQEIRQRSAQSALSLVRRSLRGSA, from the coding sequence ATGCTGATTGAAGTCGTCACCATCGGCGACGAACTCCTCCTCGGGTACACCATCGACACCAATGGTGCCTGGCTGGCGCGCGAACTGGCGCAGCACGGCATCCTCGTGGCGCGCCGCACCTCGGTGGGCGACGGCGCCGACGAAATTGCGTCGGGCGTCGGCGGCGCGCTGGAGCGCACGGGCGCCGTGATCACTACCGGCGGACTCGGGCCGACCAGCGACGACCTGACCAAGCCGTCCATCGCGCAACTGTTCGGCCGCGAGATGTACGAAGACGCGGACGTCGTCGCGTCGCTTCGCCAGCGGTGGGCGTCACTTGGCCGCAAGGGGGAGATCCCGCAGAGCAACCTGCAGCAGGCGCTCATTCCGCACGGGGCGGTGATCCTCGCCAACGGACACGGCACCGCGCCGGGGATCTGGCTCGAGGATACGCGCGGGCGCTGGGTCGCCATGCTGCCGGGCGTGCCGCGCGAGATGCGTGGCATGTTCACCGATCAGCTCCTCCCGCGCCTGGTGCAGCGCCTCACGGGACCGCCCACGGTGGTCCGCTCGCACACGATCCGCACCACGGGCATCGCCGAGAGCGCATTGTCCGATCGCATTCGCGGCATCGCGGGGCTCGAGCTCGAGGGATTGGGACTCGCATATCTCCCGGGATGGGAAGGGGTGGACCTGCGCCTGACCGCGCGCCGCATGGCCGCCGCCGACGCCGACGCGAAGCTGGCGCGCGTCGCCGCCGTGCTGCGCGAGGCGGCGGGCGAGCACGTGTACGGCGAAGGGAACGAAGACCTCGCGGCTGCCGTGCTCGCCGAACTTCGCCTGGCGGGGAAGCGCATCGCGGTGGCCGAGAGCTGCACGGGAGGACTGCTCGGCGCACGACTGACGGCGATTCCGGGATCCAGTGACGTGATGCTCGGCGGGATCATCGCCTACCACAACGACGTCAAGGTGCGCGCCCTCGGCGTGCGGCCCGAGACGCTGCAGGCGCACGGCGCGGTGAGCGAGGAGACGGCGCGGGAGATGGCCGCCGGCGCGCGGCGGGCGCTGGGGGCGGAGGTGGGCGTGTCGATCACCGGCATCGCCGGCCCCGACGGCGGCACGCCGGAGAAGCCCGTCGGGACTGTCTGCATTGCGGCCGACGTGCACGGGACGGTGAAGAGCTTCCGGGCGATCATGATTGGCGATCGTCAGGAAATCCGTCAGCGGAGCGCCCAGTCAGCGCTCAGCCTGGTCCGACGGTCGCTGCGGGGCAGCGCCTAG
- a CDS encoding chorismate mutase, which translates to MTPAAKTAPALAKLRAELSTLDAELIDLLHQRMELARRIGAEKRAAGLATLDPRREAQVVAAAARHARQAGLPEEAVRDIFWPVVAMCRRAQQDDAP; encoded by the coding sequence ATGACCCCCGCCGCCAAGACCGCGCCCGCGCTTGCGAAATTGCGCGCCGAACTCAGCACGCTGGACGCCGAGTTGATTGATCTGCTGCACCAGCGCATGGAACTCGCGCGCCGCATCGGCGCGGAGAAGCGCGCCGCCGGCCTTGCCACGCTCGATCCGCGGCGCGAGGCACAGGTGGTTGCCGCGGCGGCGCGCCATGCGCGGCAGGCCGGCCTCCCCGAGGAAGCCGTGCGCGACATTTTCTGGCCGGTGGTCGCGATGTGCCGGCGCGCACAGCAGGACGACGCCCCGTGA
- a CDS encoding GTPase domain-containing protein, producing the protein MSMINYASREINCKIVYYGPGLGGKTTNLEHVYGKVKPDTRGKLISLATETERTLFFDFLPVDLGTIRGFKTRFHLYTVPGQVYYNASRKLILKGVDGIVFVADSQLERMEANQEAMQNLYDNMAEYGYDLTKMPFVIQYNKRDLPNAAPLADLQAALNPGWEVVDPARQRVTPDPFHPTENLIEQLPTGEWIEHATYFEAVAVTGDGVFDTLKAVSKLVLKALA; encoded by the coding sequence ATGTCGATGATCAACTACGCCTCGCGCGAGATCAACTGCAAGATCGTCTACTATGGCCCCGGTCTCGGCGGCAAGACGACGAATCTCGAGCACGTCTACGGCAAGGTGAAGCCCGACACCCGCGGCAAGCTGATTTCGCTCGCCACGGAAACCGAGCGCACCCTGTTCTTCGATTTCCTGCCGGTGGACCTCGGCACCATTCGCGGCTTCAAGACCCGGTTCCACCTGTACACGGTGCCCGGCCAGGTCTACTACAACGCCTCGCGCAAGCTGATCCTCAAGGGCGTCGATGGCATCGTCTTTGTGGCGGATTCACAGCTCGAGCGCATGGAAGCGAATCAGGAGGCCATGCAGAACCTGTACGACAACATGGCCGAGTACGGGTACGACCTGACGAAGATGCCGTTCGTCATCCAGTACAACAAACGCGACCTGCCCAACGCCGCCCCGCTCGCGGACCTGCAAGCCGCACTCAATCCGGGCTGGGAAGTCGTCGATCCGGCCCGCCAACGCGTGACTCCCGATCCATTCCATCCGACCGAGAACCTCATCGAGCAGTTGCCGACGGGCGAGTGGATCGAACACGCGACGTACTTCGAGGCGGTCGCGGTGACGGGCGATGGCGTCTTCGACACCCTGAAGGCCGTTTCGAAGCTCGTCCTCAAGGCGCTCGCCTGA
- the aroF gene encoding 3-deoxy-7-phosphoheptulonate synthase, producing the protein MIIITEAGIPQHTLDELREHLEERGVRTHVSRGTDRVVVGCIGDTSALDAGAVRRWPGVESVVPVRTPYRLASRGFKAEPTLVPLGDAAGTALGGRRVVVAAGPCSVENAEMLVETAIGVRDRGAAMLRGGAFKPRTSPWAFQGLGVQGLALLAEARAATGLPVVTEVMDPRHVDLVAEHADMLQIGARNMQNYALLAEVGRVRRPVLLKRGLSGTITELLLAAEHIMARGNELVVLCERGIRTYETATRNTLDVAAIPVLKRETHLPVIVDPSHAAGRADLVAPLAFAAIAAGADGLIVEVHPRPGEAMSDGEQSLTLDAFGAMMQSLALFAEAAGRTLAPDRRKTRVA; encoded by the coding sequence GTGATCATCATTACCGAAGCTGGCATCCCGCAGCACACGCTCGACGAACTGCGCGAACACCTCGAGGAACGCGGAGTGCGTACGCACGTGTCACGCGGCACCGACCGCGTCGTCGTGGGGTGCATTGGCGACACCTCCGCACTGGACGCCGGGGCGGTGCGCCGCTGGCCGGGCGTGGAATCCGTCGTGCCGGTGCGCACCCCGTACCGGCTGGCCTCACGCGGATTCAAGGCGGAGCCGACGCTCGTCCCCCTGGGTGACGCGGCCGGCACGGCCCTCGGCGGGCGGCGCGTGGTGGTTGCCGCCGGGCCCTGCTCGGTGGAGAACGCCGAGATGCTGGTCGAGACCGCCATCGGCGTGCGCGACCGCGGCGCGGCGATGCTGCGCGGCGGCGCCTTCAAGCCGCGCACGTCGCCGTGGGCGTTCCAGGGGCTGGGTGTACAGGGGCTCGCGCTGCTCGCCGAGGCGCGCGCGGCCACCGGCCTCCCGGTGGTGACGGAAGTCATGGATCCCCGCCACGTGGACCTCGTGGCCGAGCACGCCGACATGCTGCAGATCGGCGCGCGCAACATGCAGAACTACGCGTTGCTCGCAGAGGTGGGGCGCGTGCGGCGTCCCGTGCTGCTCAAGCGCGGCCTGTCGGGGACGATCACGGAACTGCTGCTCGCCGCCGAGCACATCATGGCGCGCGGCAATGAGCTGGTGGTGCTGTGCGAACGCGGGATCCGCACCTACGAGACGGCGACGCGCAACACGCTCGACGTGGCCGCCATTCCGGTGCTGAAGCGCGAGACGCACCTCCCGGTGATCGTCGACCCGTCGCACGCCGCCGGGCGGGCCGACCTCGTGGCGCCGCTGGCGTTCGCCGCCATCGCGGCCGGCGCCGACGGACTGATCGTCGAGGTGCATCCGCGCCCCGGCGAGGCGATGTCCGACGGGGAGCAGTCACTCACGCTCGACGCCTTCGGCGCGATGATGCAGTCGCTCGCCCTCTTCGCCGAGGCGGCCGGCCGGACGCTCGCGCCGGATCGCCGCAAGACGAGGGTCGCCTGA
- a CDS encoding nucleotide exchange factor GrpE: protein MTDPKTTPDLDPGSPVADEASNEAADAVESADAAFGAEGEAPTDATSAALRDAERQLAEQKDKYVRLLAEFDNFRRRSGKERLEAESKGMGALIAGLLDSLDDMGRVAHFDPATTPAQSIVDGVLLVEKKVLKSLAGHGLVVVNPEGEKFDPSVHEALTAIPAALPEEDELVAQVYQVGYTFNGQLLRPARVVVKQWHG from the coding sequence ATGACCGATCCCAAAACCACGCCCGACCTCGATCCGGGCTCGCCGGTCGCTGACGAGGCCTCCAACGAGGCCGCCGATGCCGTCGAGTCTGCCGATGCTGCATTCGGTGCCGAAGGCGAGGCGCCGACGGATGCGACCAGCGCCGCGTTGCGCGACGCCGAGCGTCAGCTGGCCGAGCAGAAGGACAAGTACGTTCGACTCCTCGCCGAGTTCGACAACTTCCGCCGGCGGAGCGGGAAGGAACGGCTGGAAGCCGAGTCGAAGGGAATGGGGGCGCTGATCGCGGGGCTGCTCGACTCGCTTGACGACATGGGACGCGTGGCGCACTTCGATCCGGCCACGACGCCGGCGCAGTCCATCGTCGACGGCGTGCTGCTGGTGGAGAAGAAGGTGCTCAAGTCACTCGCCGGCCACGGACTCGTCGTCGTGAATCCGGAGGGTGAGAAGTTCGATCCGTCGGTGCACGAGGCGCTCACCGCGATTCCGGCGGCGCTCCCCGAAGAGGACGAGCTCGTCGCGCAGGTCTATCAGGTGGGCTACACGTTCAACGGCCAACTGCTGCGCCCGGCGCGCGTGGTCGTCAAGCAATGGCACGGCTGA